From a single Streptomyces sp. NBC_00377 genomic region:
- a CDS encoding ABC transporter ATP-binding protein has translation MPGVPPQEPPALHVEGLDVTYGRALSALRSVSLTVPHGSVVALLGANGAGKSTLLRAVSGTLRLHRGTVTAGLIRYGDTVLDGRDPVAAVRAGVVQVPEGRRVFAGLTVEENLRTGGLGLGRRAPGQVREARDRVYTLFPVLAERGTQAAGLLSGGEQQMLAIGRALMAAPRLLLLDEPSLGLAPRMVFRIAEVIREINGQGTAVLLVEQNAGMALSLADHAHVLEVGEVRLSGPADELARTDAVRRLYLGDDAGDQGAA, from the coding sequence ATGCCCGGAGTACCCCCGCAGGAGCCGCCCGCGCTGCACGTCGAAGGTCTCGACGTGACGTACGGGCGGGCCCTGTCGGCCCTGCGTTCCGTGTCCCTGACCGTCCCGCACGGCTCGGTCGTGGCGCTGCTGGGTGCCAACGGCGCCGGCAAGTCCACGCTGCTGCGGGCGGTGTCGGGCACCCTGCGCCTGCACCGCGGCACGGTCACGGCCGGCCTCATCCGGTACGGGGACACGGTTCTGGACGGCCGCGACCCGGTCGCCGCGGTGCGGGCCGGCGTCGTCCAGGTCCCGGAGGGCCGTCGGGTCTTCGCCGGGCTGACCGTGGAGGAGAACCTGCGTACCGGCGGCCTCGGCCTCGGCCGGCGCGCCCCCGGGCAGGTCCGGGAAGCGCGGGACCGCGTGTACACGCTGTTCCCGGTGCTCGCCGAGCGCGGCACGCAGGCGGCCGGTCTGCTGTCCGGGGGCGAGCAGCAGATGCTGGCCATCGGCCGGGCGCTGATGGCCGCGCCCCGGCTGCTCCTGCTCGACGAGCCCTCGCTCGGCCTGGCCCCGCGCATGGTGTTCCGGATCGCCGAGGTGATCCGTGAGATCAACGGCCAGGGGACGGCCGTCCTGCTGGTGGAGCAGAACGCGGGCATGGCGCTGTCCCTCGCCGACCACGCCCACGTCCTGGAGGTGGGCGAGGTCCGGCTGTCCGGTCCGGCCGACGAGCTCGCGCGCACGGACGCCGTACGGCGCCTCTACCTCGGCGACGACGCCGGCGACCAGGGGGCCGCGTGA
- a CDS encoding branched-chain amino acid ABC transporter permease, translating into MTAFLDSVLTGLALGAVYALVALGFVVIFKASGVLNFAHGSLLLFGGYLIAVLHDDLGFAGALAVSVLGTAALAGALDRLLLQRGDPDPRAAHVQTIVTIGVDIVLLTDLSRRIGGDLLTLGDPWGDSVTRLGSVTVADSRLAAIAVCAVAIGAVFALFRFTPWGLALRAAAEDTEAAALMGVRLSRVRMLAWCLAGALAALAAVFLAAFPAPGLERTTGQIALKAFPAAILGGLTSPPGALAGSLLIGLTEALAAGYQSELHVLGEGFGDVAPYAVMVAVLLVRPTGLFGAKGAARV; encoded by the coding sequence ATGACCGCCTTCCTGGACAGCGTCCTCACCGGCCTCGCCCTCGGCGCGGTCTACGCGCTGGTCGCGCTCGGCTTCGTCGTCATCTTCAAGGCGTCGGGCGTGCTCAACTTCGCCCACGGGTCGCTGCTGCTGTTCGGCGGCTACCTCATCGCCGTCCTCCACGACGACCTCGGTTTCGCCGGCGCCCTCGCGGTGTCCGTCCTGGGGACCGCTGCGCTCGCCGGGGCCCTGGATCGGCTCCTGCTGCAACGTGGTGACCCCGATCCCCGGGCCGCCCATGTGCAGACCATCGTCACCATCGGCGTCGACATCGTGCTGCTCACCGACCTGTCCCGGCGTATCGGCGGTGACCTGCTGACCCTCGGCGACCCGTGGGGCGACTCGGTGACCCGCCTCGGCTCCGTGACCGTCGCGGACAGCCGGCTCGCCGCGATCGCCGTCTGCGCGGTCGCCATCGGCGCCGTCTTCGCCCTGTTCCGTTTCACGCCCTGGGGCCTCGCCCTGCGGGCCGCCGCCGAGGACACGGAGGCGGCAGCCCTCATGGGCGTACGGCTCAGCCGGGTGCGCATGCTCGCCTGGTGTCTGGCCGGAGCCCTGGCCGCCCTCGCGGCCGTGTTCCTCGCCGCGTTCCCCGCTCCCGGTCTGGAACGGACCACCGGCCAGATCGCCCTCAAGGCCTTCCCGGCGGCGATCCTCGGCGGTCTGACCTCCCCGCCCGGCGCCCTGGCGGGCAGCCTGCTGATCGGCCTGACCGAGGCCCTGGCCGCCGGCTACCAGTCCGAACTGCACGTGCTGGGCGAAGGGTTCGGCGACGTCGCCCCCTACGCCGTCATGGTCGCCGTCCTGCTGGTGCGGCCCACCGGACTGTTCGGCGCGAAGGGAGCGGCACGTGTCTGA